In the genome of Passer domesticus isolate bPasDom1 chromosome 2, bPasDom1.hap1, whole genome shotgun sequence, the window AGATGCAGGAGAAGCTTAGAATACttaaggaaaggagaaaaatatatgACATTCCAATACTGCTTGTTATGCACAGCATTCAAAACTTGATGTTTATCACTCACCCTTTAGTCTTTGGAAAGGAAACAAAGCCTCTCTTGGGCCCTCCTCTAAGTAAAAAGATGTTTCCTTATGTAAAATTCCTCTTCCAAGGTCAGGATTAGCTTCTGCCATAGTCCCTCAGTTTTATGATATGAAGAAGTTATATCTCAAGGATTTTtagggggaaagggggaaaaaataaatcgTTATTGTTGCAATCAAGAATGGAGAGAACATAATTCCAGGAAGATTATAAAAGCTCAGGCACCTTAATAAGTTAATGTTGGAAACCTCCTTCAGTCAGTATTGGACttcagaattacaatttaaaagGCACATACATCTATTGGCTGCACCATTTAACTTTTTACTGAGGTATATCTGCTTTGAGATGGTAAAGTcaaaagcagagctggctgtgctgtgtctTTCACTTACTTTCCTTAAAAGGTTAAAAGGAACTCAGACTTTCATGTTGTGGGACTGTTTTAAAAGAAGTGTCACCTACTTCAATTGAAAGACTCCGTCTATGCCCTTTGAGAGCCCTTCTAATTATAGATGCTGAGGTGCCCTTGAGCTTTGAATGTTTTTGTCCAGTTCAATATCTTGTACATTGCAGATTACTGTTTTACCTTTCCATCCAAAAGAACATTTTCAGCTTTTGGTCACAAGTTAACTTTAATTACATTACCCCTTCTAGAGATAAAGGATCTGTAAGCACCTAGAAAGGCATCATTAATTTACAAGTACACAAACAAtgcattttctccttttaaaagtGACTTTATTTCCAATGAATGGGTTATTATTTCCCAGTATTGCGTTCATTTGATCATGGGCTTCATGAGAATGCTTTGATCACAGATGGAGTTACTGTTTTGTACCTGCTGAATGGATTTTATCAATGCCTTGCCTTAAGAGGTGTTAGCTACATACTTTGATGTAGTAGTTTAAACAAACTCTTCATTTTCTTGGttattttcttgtgttttggagTATGTAATTCTGTGAGTGTGGAAATTATCAGGAAGAAACACAAGTCATAGGAAAACAAGCCAAATTCACAAACATATAATAAAGAATTATTTGAACATAACTATAAAACAGGTTAAAAAGGTTTGTAAACAGAAGTGATATTGGTCAGGTTTTCCAGCATAAATTATCTCCTTTCAGTCtgatcagaagaaaaaaatcttttgactAAGTAGGTTGGAGAACATTTGTTCAAGATTTAACTTAATAATGTTGTTCAATTAATTAATAACTGCTGGATTCCTGGAGCATATAGGTGGCCTCACAATCTTGAGGACTGAGAGTCTGATTTCACTCTTTGACTTCCACATAAAGCCATTAATCCCCACTCTCTCCTCTTACACCAGCATCATCCCTCTAGACCCTGCACTGAAAATGAGCAGCAGTTACTGGGTCCCATGGTACCTGCACGAGGCAGCCACCAGCCACAGGTCACCAAAAGTCAGGggtgcagagccagccctcGGGTGCTGCTGAGAGTGCTCTTTGCAGAGCACCTGTGGCCCCACCTCGCTGGTGAAAAGGGACCTCCTTGCAGGGAGGATGTTCCTCTGAGGTGAGAAATTAAAATGCTTCTTCCAAGGGCTGTGGTCATACCTGTACTGTTCTCTGCACATTTTCCTCGCTTGCATTCTTGGACCATCACAGCTATAATGATGCCATTACCACTTATTTAACCTGTCAGAGTATTTTACTGAGTTCTTAAACTATCAGCCCGGGATACAGCAGTAAGTTGTGATGATGGGGTTTATTGCTCATGAAATACACCTTCCCAATTCTAATGTGCTTGTCAGTACAATCTCCAAGAAAAGATACCaagattttaaattaagaaaCACAGAATTCCTCGGGATATTTTAACTTATCTGTAAGTTCCAGAGGGATGTCATTTATGCATAGTGTTCTCTTAATCTCTTAATTTGATttttagcattttaaaaaaattccagacACTTAgcaacagaactacagaaagcTTTATTTGTGGGTCACCTTCTTTAGTTGTTGGGAGATTATATTCAATGAATAAATTGAAACAACTCAAACATTACAGAAGTTATCAGGAACAAGAGTGTGTTGTACAAGAGCATTTTAGGGATGACTTAACAAGATAGTCACTCTGATAGCTGCTCTGGCAGATCTCCTAAAGTCATTAAGCATGTACAGTAAAGCGTGGTGCAGAACACCAAAGACAGCTTTTCACACATTCTCTGCTTGATCACAGATTAAATTGAATGTGAAGAAGAAAATTCAGACAAAGAAAGTTCCTTTGTGTTTCCCCAAGAAAGTAACTCATCTGAATTCTGGTGGAACTACTCCTTTCAGGATAAATTAATACCACAGGTTTCAAAATTTTCTAAATTATTAGAGTTATTATATATTCCATATGCATTAATTTTACAGAAAGTTATAGGCTTCATCTTCTGTGGCCACTAAAACCCTCATGTCTGTTACAAAAGCATTACAACATACAAATGAGACATTTCAGTTTCATATCAGATAGCATATACTGGATATGCATAGTGCTTAAGAAATTGCATCATTGCTACATTGTACCCAGAGCAGttaattttgattttgttaCTCATTTATGGGACAGAATGCCACCATATCACTGACATAGTGCAAAATCAAGTTCCACTTCTCAAATATTTCAGTGGGTTTCCCTGGCTGCCAATGTGTTCTATTGCCCTGGACATGGAGATTGAGTGCCATTACTGTGATCCAAGTTAATTATAAGGTGAACTGCAAGTCTTTCAGGCTTTTGCCCATCTTTGTTCTACGTTTTTCATAAGAGGAGTATTTCTCTGAGCCATTTATCTGGAACTCGTTTCCCTCATAATTTTCTTAAAGAGAAAGCAAGCAAAATATCCCAAAGACTGAAAACTAGGGAAAGGAACAAGCTAAAACATAACTTATGCTGCCATTTTtataagagaaaaaatacagtGTCATATGTTTATGCTcacttttctttgctgctgaATTTCACACAAACCAAAGAAACATTACCCAGGATGTCCTTATTAATATTGCTGACCATAGAACCATAGAGTCATTTATGTTGCAAAAGTCTTCTGTGACCATAAAGTCCAACTGttaccccagcactgcccagtccaccactaaaccatataAAACAGTCCACTAAACCATATAAATGTGGATCACAAGAACTCAACACAAGACATTAAAAGCACTTTTGAATTTGAGAAAAGACTAAATTGTCCATAAAAGCAACCAAGAAAACCTGTCATCTAAATTGAACTATGCTAATGTGTTCTCATAGATTTGACAGGAACAAATGCACTGGAAGTGTCAGACACTGCTGTCTCTAGGTTATTGAGATTTCTTTCCATCTAAACAGCCCTAACTTTTTCCTCACATGTACACAAGGAATCCAGCAGTTTGCGTAAACCTGGAATTTTCTCCATTCTGTGACAGTCTCCCTTGATAATTAAATGGCAGaaatttgaaatgaaaagaaaaattgaagcTGACAAATATGTTGAAAGAGAGATATGTAATCATCTCAAGGTAATATCACGCCACTTTACATCCTGCAACCTTTTAATAGATACTGTTATTCTAGAAATCATACCcattatttttcaaaacctGCTAAAAAGTTTTAGGCATCTTATTAAGCAGCAGttgaaatcatagaatggtAGAAGGGCAGAAACTTGTACAAAAATGGAAGTTCTTTCTTCAGGACTTCACACAATGGAAGTGTCTCTCCAGTTCCAGCAATTTTCCTTGCTATACATTATATATCGtacatttggggattttttcagtgctccTTTCATTTTGTTATATTGAGAAATATGTCTGCATGAAGAGGAAACATGGACTAGGGACACCCTTGGAATGATATTTTTAGTAGGGCTGAAGTATGAGGCAGTTTgttattaagttttgtttcgtcgggccagggttttatgagcctttaaaagaaaacttaatacacacaaaggatagctcagctattacctttggaggcaaataatgagcaggatggcttctgctgcagtgttggaaaccaaactgtttaataaaaggaaaaacaataaacagaaaatccgatccaggtacagaggtctgctcctggtaaaacaccttcacaaaagcctcgcagtttttttgtcttctctttttctacctgatggcccaggcgggatcttttggctctcatccaattaggtgaccctaaggttttagtgaagtctctggggtcctataaggtggcttttcacctgatcgttgggagaaacttctgggctttcttccttttttgggggacaaaggctagtttgtccctctctcattgggggcatccccctacactccttcatctcaccctttactatacatttagaaagaaagaggagaaaggagtatagattagaatgccaataatttttgctgccaattctctatcttaactttggtgaagtgtttttccaggtAGGCTTTAAATTTCTGGCTATATGTGTGACTTTTACATAGAGGTaggtttaacaacttttttatcacaacaataactacaaaactttttcagtgcaaaactttcttgtaaacaattttaactaatgcaaacttagaaaacagtctttgcttctatcCGTGGCTTagttgtttgtgcattcttcttctggtgcCGTCTGCTGCTCTCGGATCGGCTGCACTTGTGGCttgacattctttgcagggatccatcgaagacctgtgtttgtagaaatgcatgcaaacccccGGCCCCATGTTACAAGAGGATGGGgtcctgaaatctgtcctgtctctggatccttgatgaagactggtggtctttccttgagctttgcctgactggtattgctgaaatgcctgaaaattggtggtacctgctccataaaggaattgtttaagaagttaaaaacatatacagctttattcagcctctctattgtagaaagcacttctgtcccccctttctgtctttctagtatcattttcaatgacctgtgtgctctttctacaatagactggcctgtggaagaatgtggaatacctgtggtatgtttgataccccaagttttgaaaaactcttgcaatttattagaaatgtaggctggtccgttgtcagttttgacttcttgaggaatacctagggatgcaaatgcttgtaagaaatgtttaatcacatctctacttttttctccttgatgtgcagaagcaaaaattgctcctgagaaggtatctattgatacatgtatatgtttgaaccttgcaaatgactgatattgagtgatgtctgtttgccatatctgcaggctatttaagcctcgagggttaactcctgttgctattgctggtatagctaatttctggcaatctggacatgactgaacaattgcttttgcctgattctgagagatgttaaacattcttactaaagcaggtgcattttggtgatagaaagcatggctcattcttgcttgttcaataacattaggaagtgtgtgctggattggcatggctaacaaatcagccatggcatttccctctgctaagaaacctggaagagaagaatgtgagcgaatgtgcattacaaagtaaggttcttgtcgaatggaaagaagtaagattaactgtttgagcaaactatataactgatcattagcaacttcttttagcagagatccttctgctctttccaccacacctgcaacgtaaattgaatctgttactaaattaaaaggaaatgtgaattttgaaaagacccgtacaactgctgccaactctgtaatctgtgcagaaccatctacttcctcaatatctgattcccatttttttgtctctgaattttgccaagcaatcacagattttttagacttcccagaaccgtctgtaaaaaatgtgattgcctcaaggggtacattacttcttaaaggcttatgaattaattttaaagatgaacttaatagctcatgtttgggacaattgactgaaatttttcctgcaaaattttccaaagcaaattgcataacttctgaattttgaattaaccattctaagtagatggttgtgacaggcagaaagatttctgcaaaatctcttcctgcaagggaaagcattcgagatctagccttgataatcaattgtgaaataatttcagggcaagttgttatagttttacccaattgacgcgataggaaaacccactctaagattatcagatggtctttcttctctagatcccactggaatatcaaaccatgaagttgtggactctcccctaaaactgcaaacaaaaaagacaggttaggattataccgatgagcctgacgtgactggatggctctcatcactttctctaaagcattttgagcttctttgttgaattctcgcggtgagtttaaggctgtgtctcctcttaacaaatctgccagaggagccaagtcctgatttgaaaggcctagtagtggacgaagccagttcagagtgcctacaagctgctgcacttcattcaaggtctttggatttgtccttagctggagtggctgcggagttaccgtttgttctgtgatcctgtatcctaaatattttccagggaggaagtgtctgtattttttcttttgctacagtgagtcctgctttctctactgctgagatgacctgatctgttgtctcctgcattgatgcttggtcctttgctgctactaagatatcttgttaaaatccagtttctaacctgagatgccattgtgataaaatgtcccgtccccaaagaactatatcagctcctacaatgaatggtcttgtggtggcaacacgaccttcaggcccctcaaatgtgactgcgtgcgagcttcgaaagctctcacagtgaccaccaatacctgccagctgatccagcgtaggcacgacggtccagtcctgtggccatttcgatCTCGATATCAGAGTGACGTCTGCTCCGGTATCTATCAGGccagtgagggtgatggcttgcccgaggtgcttcaggacacaggtgagctgaggccgcccacggctgatgtgcctggtccaagcgatgacagctgtgttgttctgtgactctggtaggaggaaagcttgcgCTATGGTTAAccctttgggtaaaaaacatggagggtctagacacaaagctaagactgtaatttcctgtgaacaggtgacagacagcacagttggaatgacataaaaaccttctgcatgggatctgctcactcccactattaagaactgacgtggttgtggttcaggtcccagctgtcctgtagacactgtgtgagcaacagcattggttagcatcactggctgggctgtagacagctccagtctggtacctggggacattgtggtcggaagtcctgcaaggatgtgttgcagttctgaacttggtggcctgtggtggtctCTGGCCTCTGGTGCAGTGGTTTTTGTATCATTGCACGCCACTGCTCCGTGCTgggctgcacgtttcccggcagatggtacgaaaaaccctgtgctgggtaaaagctgttagtattgtgacagaaacctctgcatccactgtttcttggcaatggccttctgcgggtcctaggacatccccttttaaaatgacctctctgaccaCACGAATAGCACGAGTCCCTTGGAATTTGTTGGTTCTCAATTGCACCTTTGAATGCTATTAAAGCTTCTgctagggtttgtgtttgcttttctactgctttttcctgctgctttagggtgttttcttgagctgttgtgatggcactggccaatacttctgcctgcatggctgctgcatgctcaggggtgctcaggcggttgcaagcatctactagctgtgtcagggtgggTTCAGGATCTTGTGGTAATGTACGTAATGCCTTTTTACAggttgggtttgcattagaaattgcaagccgttttaataactcttgtctggctcgatctattggaatctgcttttctaatgccatttttaaacggtccaaaaacttaatataaggctcatctatgccctgttttatttctgtgaaatctagttctggcttgttgccatcagggacctgtaacaaagctgtttttgctgcttctttgacatCCTGCAATACTTGTCTACTAAGAGTTCGGGCTTGtatttgaggatctgtatgagctccttcacctgagagctgatctatagtcaaatttgcagtagctggagttcctgcataacctcttaaaaggtcgtttaacaaacgtttccatgctagttcccacaaagaaaattctgttggagatagcagggatgtgcaaagctgttttagatcatgtggagtgaatatgtttgctgtgaaggtggcctgtaataggcttctgaaataggcagaatctctaccatacagacgagaggctttgcaaatctcttttaactcagcaaagttAATTTGTTGCCATGTAGCCCTGGGTCCCGGACCTGCAgtgtatttcacaggaaaaaccttcaatttcgatgcaatttcccactctccttcctgaactgcatcctttcttatcctctgccaggtatctgtgactccctgtgtgttaaactcttctttagattgtttgaaattacattgtggagcataggaatagtttgttttttgttccggTAAGTTATCggacatgggcgccgccatttTGGACAGGGTCAGTTCCGGCGCATcacttccggttcccacgctcggcagAGAGGGGGTGTGCCgtcccgggctgtgggcggggagcaggggcagggacaccgaccGGGCACCGCCTAAAAAAGGGGCGCGTCCCTGC includes:
- the LOC135293385 gene encoding uncharacterized protein LOC135293385, with product MGNRLSVAEQEFFSYFNYKLEIQDIQFDKKQLKKLVKWVLKEFPNSDMSQKLDPDFWDSVGLKLYNTEKNKKSNLKLRPIFRTVLKFVIMENEKQAKTRERAECRQDREDRRKRSSEGTQKPSFIPAEKPRWRGREAARPAAPPPASPTPSRNRGEQTSPGQACLQNPSSKNPTRAKSSLSPLKTLLWRSKSVNFDSKTGKSRADRIQSENNRARGNRHYSPEPSSVLRGRSSPSSSDSQESLGGCSLSSCPSEQGRAPFLGGARSVSLPLLPAHSPGRHTPSLPSVGTGSDAPELTLSKMAAPMSDNLPEQKTNYSYAPQCNFKQSKEEFNTQGVTDTWQRIRKDAVQEGEWEIASKLKVFPVKYTAGPGPRATWQQINFAELKEICKASRLYGRDSAYFRSLLQATFTANIFTPHDLKQLCTSLLSPTEFSLWELAWKRLLNDLLRGYAGTPATANLTIDQLSGEGAHTDPQIQARTLSRQVLQDVKEAAKTALLQVPDGNKPELDFTEIKQGIDEPYIKFLDRLKMALEKQIPIDRARQELLKRLAISNANPTCKKALRTLPQDPEPTLTQLVDACNRLSTPEHAAAMQAEVLASAITTAQENTLKQQEKAVEKQTQTLAEALIAFKGAIENQQIPRDSCYSCGQRGHFKRGCPRTRRRPLPRNSGCRGFCHNTNSFYPAQGFSYHLPGNVQPSTEQWRAMIQKPLHQRPETTTGHQVQNCNTSLQDFRPQCPQSHRTTQLSSLGPGTSAVGGLSSPVS